TTCCCGGTTTCATTTGGAACAACGAGTGGGGCATCTACACCAACATAAATTTTATGATCTTTATATTGTAAGATTGCTTGAATTATTTCATCAATTGACTTTAGAAGCTTAAGCTCTATAATTTTAAGTTTTTTTCCTTGAGGCTTTGCGACACAAAATCCGGAGAGATTTTTCTCTCCCCAGGCGAGGTCTATCCCCACATAGATACTATTCAAAGTGAATAAAAGCCTTAGGTTCAGGAGATACAAACTCCATACCAAGAAGTTTCACTTTATGAGCGTGCAGCATTACTCTTTTTGCACGACGACCGCCGTATTGCTCATCACCGATAATTGGATGTTCAATATATCTGGCATGGACACGGATCTGGTGTGTACGTCCATGATGGATAATAACTTTTGCTTTTGTTTTTTTTGCACTTACCGCTTCAGGATAAAACTCTGTAATTGCAGGTTTTCCTTTTCCTGAAACGTTTGAGTATGCTTTATTGTTTTTCTTTTGCGTAACAATCGGTTTATCTACTGTTACAGGTTCAGCTAAAGTTCCTTCTAACCAAGCAATATACTCTTTATATACTTTGTCTTGTGCAAATTCTTTAATCGCTTTTTCACGAAACTCTTCATTTTTTACAAGCATCAATACACCACTTGTTTCACGGTCAAGTCTATGAAGCAGTCTTGCTCCTTTAAACTGACGCTCTAACTCATCAGAGTTTACATAAGCCGGTTTATCAACAACCACAATATCATCATTTTCAAAGATTATTTTCGGCTTTTCAACTTTCTCTATACGAAAAATTGTTTTAACATCAATCTCACCACGAGCAATCATAACTTTTTTATTTCCAACATAAACAAGTCCGCGATCAATCATTGACTTGGCTTGAGAATTTGAGATCCCCTCTTGCTGTGCTACGAGTTTATATGCTTTTTCAGTTGCCATCGTTTTTTATTTCCTTTATTTTGTCTATAACTTTTTGCAAATCTATCTTCTCTTCAACCATTGAAGGGGGAAGCTCACTTGCATTTTGAAGTGCTTTTAAAATTTCATCACTCTCTACATACTGTACATGATGTACATATTTAAAAAGCTCTTTTTGATGAAAAAAATGTTTTCCGGTAATGATTTTACACCCAAAATGTGCCGGTTCAAGAGGATTATGTCCACCTACATCTGTTCTAAATGCACCACCTAAAATGGCAATATCACTTACAGCATAGATGTTATTTAACTCCCCCATCTTATCGACTAGGATCATATCACTACTAAAATTTTGTGTCTCAGAAAATCTCTCTAAAGAAAAACCATGCTTTTGTGCTTGCTCTTCCATCAGTTTGTATACACTATCAAAGCGTTCAGGATGACGAGGAACAATAATAAGCTTTGCCTCATTTGTTTTACGATACTCAACAAATGCTTCTAGTATGCTTTCCTCTTCTGTAGGATGAGTACTTCCTCCTACTATAACTTCACATTTCGGTTTAGTATACTCTTTAGTACTCGTTATCTCACCTGCAAGTTTTATATTGCCTATTACTTCTATGTTGTTAGCACCTAAAGCCAAAAATCTGTTTTTATCTACCTCGCTTTGTGCATAGATAATCTCTACGCGTGAAAGCATCTTTTTATAAAACCAAGCAAACTGTAGATAACTTTTTACACTTTTATCTGAAATTCTTCCGTTTAAAAGAATTATTTTTGCACCCTTATTAAATGCAATTACAAATAACAGGTACCAAAACTCAGCTTCTAAAACCACTAAAACTTTTTGTTTTTTTATCCAAAACGGTAAAAATATCTCATAAGGTAAATATCTTACCTCTGCCCTATATTTTTTAGCTTCCTCTTGACCCGTGTGTGTAATCGTAGTGATACACACCTCTTCATCCAACTCTTTTAAAATAGGTTTTAATGCTCTTGCCTCACCAAGGGAACATACATGAAACCAAATTTTATCATTTGAGTTAAAACGGGGATTTTTAAAAAGAAAAAAACGGGCTGGAATAGATTCTTTGTATTTGTATTTAAATGTTAAAACAAAAAGAAGTGGTAGCGCTATAATATATAGCACTACACCTAAGATGTAGTAAATAAGAGTAAACGGCAAAGCCTACTCTTCGCTAGCTTTCACGTAAAGGATACGACCACAGTGTGGACATGTAGTGATATCTTCTCCACGAATTACGTCAGAGTATACTTTATCTCCAATCACCATATGACAACCCATACAAGCTTGCTCTTCAACAGGAACTACAGTTGTATTTTTTGCCCAACGACGAATTTTTTGATAGAAAGCTAAACCTTTTTGGTTTATCTCTGAAAGTAGTTTTTCTTTTTTCTTGAAAACTTCTTGACGATCAGCATTGATTTTTGCAAGCTTTTCATCAACTTCAGCTTTTACACTCTCTAAAGAAGCATTTAACTCTTCTAAAGTTACTTTAGACGATTCGATCTGCTCTTTTTTAAGTTCAATAATTTTTTCTAAACGCTCAATTTCTTCATTTGCGAAAGTGATTTGCTCTTTTGCAATCTCCTCTTCTAGTTGGAGTGATTTCATTTCACGTTCAGTTTTTACTTCAGCAGCTTTTTTAGCATTCTCTTCAAGTTTTGCTGAAAGTTCAGCGAGGTGAAGTTCATTTTTTGATTTTTTTACTTCTTCCTCTTTAATTTCATTTGTTAGGTTTTCAATATCAGATTCGATACTGCTAGTTTTTGCAAGTGCAGCATCGTACATATAGTTAGCTTCTTCTATCTGAGGCTCAAACGCATCGATCTCTTTGTCCACTATTGAAAGATCGATAAGTTGTTTAAGGTGCTTATTCATTGGGGTCCTTTAGGAGTTTTACTTCTACCATTTTTTCTAAAAACATACTTAAATATATGTAAATGGATTTTCTGATGACGCAATTATAACTTTTAAACCTAAATTTTTCAAATGTTTCGCTAAAATTTCTGCAAAAAAGTGTTCACTTTCATAATGTCCAATGTCGATCAGAGATAAATTTATACTTTTTGCTTCCATTGCATCATGATATTTGACATCACCTGTTAAAAAACAATCTGCACGTAAACTTCTCATCAGTGAACATCCCGAACCGGTTGTGAGAGCTGCCGTTTTTACCTCATCTGAACATTTTACACATTTTGCAAACTTCAATCCTAACGCAGAAGATATTTTTTTCGCGAATGTATCAAAATCTTCATTCACTTCTAAATATGCTACAAAGCCATCTTTTTCTTTGATCTCATATCCTAAAATTTCAGTCGCCACATATTCGTTAAGATGAGTCTGGTCGAAGTTTGTATGCATCGCTATATTTGAGATGTTCTTTTGGATCATCTTTTGGATTAGGTTTGCAGGGTATTTACTAAATTCGAGCTGTTTTAATCCTCCAAATATGATCGGATGATGGGTAATAAGCAGAGTGTTTTCTTCGAGTGAATCGATCAGTGCTTCATCAACGTCTATGCTAAGTGCTACTGTTTTTATGTCGTGATTGAAATCCCCTACTAAAAGCCCTGAGTTATCCCAAGATTCTTGAAGTTCAAATGGTGAGAGTTCATTTAAAAAGTCGTAAATTTCTAAAACTTTCATGATATCTTTTCCAGCTCCTCTCTTGCCTCTTTAAAATCACTGTCTAACTCTAACGCTTGTTGATACATCTCTTTTGCATCTTCAAACTCTTCCATATCTACAAGGAGGTTTCCGTAGTTGTAGTAAGTGATAGGATTTTTGTCGTTAATAAGTAATGATGAATCAAGATGATATTTTGCTTTTTCAAAGTTACCTTGTGTTCTGTATGCAGAAGCGAGTGCCTGATGGATAGCAGGAGAGTTATCATCTAATTTTAGTGTATCTTGATAATACTCTATTGCCTCGTCAACTCTCTCTTGCTGCATTAAAGCGTACCCTATTTTAAATAGTATCTCTGCATTGTTCGGCAATTTGTAATTAGCCTCGCTGTAGATAGCAAGCGCTTTTTGAAAATCACCGTTTTGCATCTCACGGTCGCCTTGAGAAAGGAGAGATTCTATCCTGTCTGTTTCTCTTTGATCGCTATCTTCATCGATATCTTTAAGTGTTTGAATATGTTCGTAAATTTTAAATGCAAAAAATGCCGAAGCTCCGAGCATCAATAGTTGAAAAAAAGTCAATTGTTATCCTTTAAAATTTGTGTATTGAGTAGTGAAATCATTTGCAGAGGATCTACTTGTACACCGTTAATGCGTGCTGAAAAGTGAAGATGAGGCCCAGTAACTCTGCCACTTTCCCCACTTAAACCTATCACCTGCCCTTTTTGTACCAGTTGTCCCTCTTTCACATCAAACTTACTCATATGAAAGTAACAAGTGTATATCCCATAACCATGATCGATAAGTACAGTACCGCCTGAATAAAATCTTTTTGCTACTAGTGCAACTTTACCGTCATTACTTGCTTTAATAGGTGTGCCAACTTTTGCACGAAAATCTGTTCCGCTGTGATACCCTTTGAGTGAACCGTTATAAACTCTCGCTTTTCCAAAATCCGATGTTATTTTACTCTCTAGAGGCATATCAAAAGGCTTCGTAATATAAAGCTTCGGTGTCACGGTGTTATAGATCTGCATTGCCTTATTGTACTCTTTGGAGATTCTTGCTTGTACCTGTTTTGATTTTGGATTTACTTTTGAGCTGTCTACATGAATCTCTTCATGTTTATATATACCCGTTCTCACATCTAGAAAAAGAAGGGTTGATTCTTCCTCTTTCCCTTGAAGATAGTTTACATAAAACTCTTTCGACTCTGCCTTTTCATAGTAACTCACAGGCAAAAGAGCAAAACAACACTCTTTGTCTACAGGTGAATTGACAATAGGAAACTTTTTCTTTCCAAACGTAATGTTTTCATATTTGATTCCATCTTGCTTTGAAAAAGTTATAAGTGCCGTCTTACCGTTTTCAACCTCGTTATCAATACTACGTACCTGGATAGCAAACAGATTAATAAAAACAAATGTTAAAAGCAGTAATATACGCATTAATAATCCTTCATAGCACGAGCGATATCTCTTTTTTGATCTTTGGCTTTAAGATCGTGACGCTTATCGTGAAGCTGTTTCCCTTTTGCAAGTGCTATCTGTATTTTAACAATATTTTTAGCATTAAAGTAAAGCTGCAAAGGCACTATAGTATAACCTTCACGCTCAATCGCTTTTTGGAGTTTCGCCAACTCTTTTTTATGTAACAGAAGCTTACGAGTTCCACGCTCCTCATGTCCGTAAAAATGGTGCGTAGTATCAAGTCTTCCTATATGGGCATTAAATAAAAACGCTTCATTTTTTACAAAACGTATAAAGCTGTCTTTTAAATTCACTCGCCCGGCACGAATACCTTTTACTTCACTGCCCGATAGAACAAGTCCCGCTTCAAACTTTTCCTCGATAAAATAGTCATGATACGCTTTTTTGTTTTTTGCGATCGTCTCGCCCATTACTTTTCTTCTCCTGAATTTACTTCTTGTACTTTAAAAAAGCTGCTTCCGCTACCGCTGAAAAAATAGCCTTGTCTATAATGTTTTTTTAATTGTGGGTACTCTTGAAGTGCCGGAGCAAACAGGTCATTTGCCTCTGTTGCACTTAGGCTCTTTAAAACATCTTTAGAGTTTAACTCTTTTAACTCTTGTGCACGAAACCCGTCTACTGGTTCGTAAAAATTTTCTCTATAAGCTGTATATACCTTAGGTGTAGAGATCTTTACATCGGGAGTATACACATCAAATTTGAGTAACTCCTCCTCAAAAGGCTCAACAATCTCACCGATACCGCCTACATTTGCACTGTCATATCCATAAATAAAAAACGGCACGTCTGCACCAACCTTTAATCCTATAGTTGCTAACTCATTCAAACTCAGACCTAAGTCTAAGACACCGTTACAC
Above is a window of Sulfurimonas marina DNA encoding:
- a CDS encoding RluA family pseudouridine synthase; translation: MATEKAYKLVAQQEGISNSQAKSMIDRGLVYVGNKKVMIARGEIDVKTIFRIEKVEKPKIIFENDDIVVVDKPAYVNSDELERQFKGARLLHRLDRETSGVLMLVKNEEFREKAIKEFAQDKVYKEYIAWLEGTLAEPVTVDKPIVTQKKNNKAYSNVSGKGKPAITEFYPEAVSAKKTKAKVIIHHGRTHQIRVHARYIEHPIIGDEQYGGRRAKRVMLHAHKVKLLGMEFVSPEPKAFIHFE
- a CDS encoding M23 family metallopeptidase; protein product: MRILLLLTFVFINLFAIQVRSIDNEVENGKTALITFSKQDGIKYENITFGKKKFPIVNSPVDKECCFALLPVSYYEKAESKEFYVNYLQGKEEESTLLFLDVRTGIYKHEEIHVDSSKVNPKSKQVQARISKEYNKAMQIYNTVTPKLYITKPFDMPLESKITSDFGKARVYNGSLKGYHSGTDFRAKVGTPIKASNDGKVALVAKRFYSGGTVLIDHGYGIYTCYFHMSKFDVKEGQLVQKGQVIGLSGESGRVTGPHLHFSARINGVQVDPLQMISLLNTQILKDNN
- a CDS encoding zinc ribbon domain-containing protein, with translation MNKHLKQLIDLSIVDKEIDAFEPQIEEANYMYDAALAKTSSIESDIENLTNEIKEEEVKKSKNELHLAELSAKLEENAKKAAEVKTEREMKSLQLEEEIAKEQITFANEEIERLEKIIELKKEQIESSKVTLEELNASLESVKAEVDEKLAKINADRQEVFKKKEKLLSEINQKGLAFYQKIRRWAKNTTVVPVEEQACMGCHMVIGDKVYSDVIRGEDITTCPHCGRILYVKASEE
- the waaA gene encoding lipid IV(A) 3-deoxy-D-manno-octulosonic acid transferase; this translates as MPFTLIYYILGVVLYIIALPLLFVLTFKYKYKESIPARFFLFKNPRFNSNDKIWFHVCSLGEARALKPILKELDEEVCITTITHTGQEEAKKYRAEVRYLPYEIFLPFWIKKQKVLVVLEAEFWYLLFVIAFNKGAKIILLNGRISDKSVKSYLQFAWFYKKMLSRVEIIYAQSEVDKNRFLALGANNIEVIGNIKLAGEITSTKEYTKPKCEVIVGGSTHPTEEESILEAFVEYRKTNEAKLIIVPRHPERFDSVYKLMEEQAQKHGFSLERFSETQNFSSDMILVDKMGELNNIYAVSDIAILGGAFRTDVGGHNPLEPAHFGCKIITGKHFFHQKELFKYVHHVQYVESDEILKALQNASELPPSMVEEKIDLQKVIDKIKEIKNDGN
- a CDS encoding 4-(cytidine 5'-diphospho)-2-C-methyl-D-erythritol kinase, translating into MKKYKAYAKVNIFLKITGKRDNYHEIISRFMRVDNLYDELSFVSKSELDAKMNEFKIIGDFDCEVSQNTIYKAYVALKEYTKSASLEKLMQTHAIKVEKNIPAFAGLGGGSSDAATYLKMCNGVLDLGLSLNELATIGLKVGADVPFFIYGYDSANVGGIGEIVEPFEEELLKFDVYTPDVKISTPKVYTAYRENFYEPVDGFRAQELKELNSKDVLKSLSATEANDLFAPALQEYPQLKKHYRQGYFFSGSGSSFFKVQEVNSGEEK
- the smpB gene encoding SsrA-binding protein SmpB, with amino-acid sequence MGETIAKNKKAYHDYFIEEKFEAGLVLSGSEVKGIRAGRVNLKDSFIRFVKNEAFLFNAHIGRLDTTHHFYGHEERGTRKLLLHKKELAKLQKAIEREGYTIVPLQLYFNAKNIVKIQIALAKGKQLHDKRHDLKAKDQKRDIARAMKDY
- a CDS encoding Nif3-like dinuclear metal center hexameric protein; the protein is MKVLEIYDFLNELSPFELQESWDNSGLLVGDFNHDIKTVALSIDVDEALIDSLEENTLLITHHPIIFGGLKQLEFSKYPANLIQKMIQKNISNIAMHTNFDQTHLNEYVATEILGYEIKEKDGFVAYLEVNEDFDTFAKKISSALGLKFAKCVKCSDEVKTAALTTGSGCSLMRSLRADCFLTGDVKYHDAMEAKSINLSLIDIGHYESEHFFAEILAKHLKNLGLKVIIASSENPFTYI
- a CDS encoding tetratricopeptide repeat protein; the protein is MTFFQLLMLGASAFFAFKIYEHIQTLKDIDEDSDQRETDRIESLLSQGDREMQNGDFQKALAIYSEANYKLPNNAEILFKIGYALMQQERVDEAIEYYQDTLKLDDNSPAIHQALASAYRTQGNFEKAKYHLDSSLLINDKNPITYYNYGNLLVDMEEFEDAKEMYQQALELDSDFKEAREELEKIS